A part of Pungitius pungitius chromosome 15, fPunPun2.1, whole genome shotgun sequence genomic DNA contains:
- the lrrc8da gene encoding volume-regulated anion channel subunit LRRC8D, with amino-acid sequence MMFTLTEVASLNDIQPTYRILKPWWDVFMDYLGLVMLMLAIFAMTMQITKDQVACLPCLEDQEDPSGAKPDSFAQQSSLKAATSAATTVATLPPLVTKDLPDKAVHEIHVPQQHTVEEKYVNQPQPTGVRTNLDYQQYVFINQICYHVALPWYSKYFPYLTLIHTIVLMVSSNFWFKYPKTSSKIEHFVSILGRCFESPWTTKALSETACEDSEENKQRLTGTSSVPKQVSIEGKDDGTNVNSSTPMLGVKFSADKPIAEVPSSMTILDKKDGEQAKALFEKVRKFRAHVEDSDFIYKLYVAQTVVKTVKFILILSYTSTFLAKINFKHDCEPDIKQLTGYSKFFCTHNMAFMLNKLLISYMALILIYGMACLYSLFWVFRRPLKEYSFEKVREESSFSDIPDVKNDFAFLLHMVDQYDQLYSKRFGVFLSEVSENKLREISLNHEWTFEKLRQLVTRNAVDQQELHLFMLSGLPNAVFDLTDLEVLKLELIPEVRFSAKVSQMTNLLELHLCHSPAKVEQTGFAFLRDHLRCLHVKFTDVAEIPAWVYLLRSLRELNLIGNLSSENNKMIGLESMRDLRHLKTLCLKSNLTKMPTNITELSPHLIKLVVHNDGTKLVVLNSLKKMTNLIELELHTCELERIPHAIFSLVNLQELDLKSNNIRTIEEIISFQHLKRLTCLKLWHNKIITIPSSIGQVKSLESLYLSHNKLECLPPSLFTLPKLRYLDVGHNSISVLPPDVGLLHNLQHLAINSNKLEVLPKSLFRCTKLKALCLGNNALTVLPEVAGQLVQLTQLELRGNCLDRLPVQLGNCRLLRKSGLVVEDHLFDALPVEVKENFSRETSASFGDGL; translated from the coding sequence TGATGTTCACACTCACTGAGGTTGCATCCTTGAATGACATCCAGCCGACGTACCGCATCCTGAAGCCATGGTGGGACGTCTTTATGGATTACCTGGGCCTGGTCATGCTCATGCTGGCCATATTCGCCATGACCATGCAGATCACCAAAGACCAGGTAGCCTGCCTTCCGTGtctggaggaccaggaggacccCTCGGGAGCTAAGCCTGACTCGTTCGCACAGCAGAGCTCACTGAAAGCAGCAACATCAGCAGCCACCACCGTGGCaactctccctcctctcgtcACTAAGGACTTACCCGACAAAGCCGTACATGAAATCCATGTTCCACAACAACACACTGTGGAAGAGAAATATGTCAATCAACCTCAACCGACAGGGGTCAGGACCAACCTGGACTACCAACAATATGTCTTCATCAACCAAATATGTTACCATGTTGCCTTGCCCTGGTATTCCAAGTACTTTCCTTACctcacactcatacacaccATTGTTCTCATGGTCAGTAGCAATTTCTGGTTCAAATACCCAAAAACGAGCTCAAAAATTGAGCATTTTGTTTCGATTTTAGGTAGATGCTTTGAGTCTCCTTGGACCACGAAGGCTTTGTCTGAAACAGCTTGTGAGGACTCTGAGGAGAACAAACAGCGGTTGACCGGCACCTCTAGTGTACCAAAGCAAGTATCTATAGAGGGGAAAGACGACGGCACAAATGTCAACTCATCCACACCCATGCTCGGGGTGAAGTTCTCTGCAGATAAGCCCATAGCAGAGGTACCAAGTAGCATGACGATCCTGGACAAGAAAGACGGTGAGCAGGCCAAAGCCTTGTTTGAGAAAGTCAGAAAATTCCGAGCTCACGTGGAGGACAGTGATTTCATCTACAAGCTTTATGTAGCACAGACCGTTGTGAAAACGGTTAAGTTCATTTTGATATTATCCTACACTTCAACCTTTTTGGCTAAAATCAATTTTAAGCATGATTGTGAACCTGATATTAAACAGCTAACAGGGTACTCAAAGTTCTTCTGTACGCATAACATGGCTTTCATGCTAAACAAACTGCTCATTAGCTACATGGCTTTGATTTTGATCTACGGGATGGCTTGCTTGTACTCTCTCTTCTGGGTGTTTCGACGGCCTTTGAAAGAGTACTCATTTGAGAAAGTCCGAGAGGAGAGCAGCTTTAGTGACATTCCTGATGTCAAAAATGACTTTGCATTCCTCTTACACATGGTTGATCAGTATGACCAACTGTACTCCAAGCGCTTCGGTGTCTTCTTGTCTGAGGTCAGTGAAAACAAGCTTAGAGAGATCAGCCTTAATCACGAGTGGACCTTTGAGAAACTCCGGCAGCTCGTGACCCGTAACGCAGTGGACCAGCAGGAGCTGCACCTTTTCATGCTCTCAGGTCTTCCGAACGCAGTGTTCGACCTCACAGACTTGGAAGTTCTGAAGCTGGAGCTGATCCCTGAGGTGAGGTTTTCAGCAAAGGTCTCCCAAATGACCAACCTGCTGGAGCTGCACCTCTGCCACTCTCCGGCCAAAGTAGAGCAGACAGGGTTTGCTTTCCTCCGGGACCATCTCCGCTGCCTCCATGTCAAGTTCACCGATGTTGCTGAGATCCCGGCATGGGTATATTTGCTGAGGAGTTTAAGGGAACTTAACCTAATTGGCAATTTGAGctcagaaaataacaaaatgatcgGCCTGGAGTCCATGCGGGATTTGAGGCACTTAAAGACTCTTTGCCTGAAGAGCAACCTCACAAAAATGCCAACAAACATCACAGAGCTGTCGCCACATCTGATTAAGCTTGTGGTGCACAATGACGGTACAAAATTGGTGGTACTAAATAGTCTGAAAAAAATGACCAATCTGATTGAACTGGAGCTGCACACCTGCGAGTTAGAGAGGATTCCTCATGCTATTTTTAGCTTGGTCAACTTGCAGGAACTTGACCTGAAATCGAACAACATCCGAACCATAGAGGAGATCATCAGCTTCCAGCATCTCAAGAGGCTGACGTGTCTTAAACTGTGGCACAACAAAATTATCACCATCCCATCATCCATTGGCCAGGTCAAGTCACTGGAGTCTCTTTACCTCTCCCACAACAAACTGGAGTGCCTGCCTCCATCCTTGTTCACTCTACCTAAACTGAGGTACTTGGACGTTGGCCACAACTCCATCTCCGTGCTCCCGCCAGACGTGGGTCTCCTCCACAATCTGCAGCACTTGGCCATCAACTCCAACAAGCTGGAGGTGCTGCCCAAGTCTCTGTTCAGATGTACCAAGCTCAAGGCGTTGTGTCTGGGGAACAATGCGCTCACCGTGCTGCCAGAGGTCGCGGGTCAACTAGTGCAGCTCACCCAGCTGGAGCTGAGAGGAAACTGTCTGGACAGACTGCCCGTCCAGCTGGGAAACTGCCGCCTGTTGCGCAAAAGCGGCCTGGTGGTGGAGGACCAtctgtttgacgcgctgcctgtGGAAGTCAAGGAGAACTTCAGCCGAGAGACCAGCGCGTCCTTCGGGGATGGCTTatag
- the LOC119209752 gene encoding uncharacterized protein LOC119209752 isoform X1, protein MSRRNEAPLIRPGAAPFPVQQPLGRIPKDFKEAMLHIPVKLAHPKNNSTRDVAAKTKPAPTRAAKPSDDKWRSSFKPLGQPYDYMEKSTDSSPRVEIYDPYDPDVSDSEQGMPDAQNHNESPPNEDYGQRSSPSRSFGKKRCWGSSYTESVNQSLDRSDFEPEIRPAQSQSVSPSHRLPERPGYDSMSRPLDHRFSSPDGLIYAASAQMFPAMYGGQMTNGDERIILPEYEREMNTTVRLSPPRLQQDHQQLKYLRTERDQVSPSTEDSRNWNINIVMDKRPITCDLCDIELANGGELDDHLESKSHWDTLEHIQQQNNYDDLAIAFLQEVLQYKSHQCSRAIEDGALQALQENDHMTKMEMFHCAACSIFVSTSASSVQTHITSQEHLSNIQEFHVQQRRSCLDKAETMMKELKPQFEHFLKGGSPFE, encoded by the exons ATGAGTCGTCGGAACGAAGCTCCGTTAATCCGTCCGGGAGCTGCGCCGTTCCCAGTTCAACAGCCGCTTGGAAG AATACCCAAGGACTTCAAAGAAGCAATGTTACACATCCCAGTGAAGCTGGCACATCCCAAAAACAACAGCACACGTGACGTGGCAGCTAAAACAAAACCAGCCCCAACACGAGCAG CAAAACCTTCCGATGATAAATGGAGATCTTCATTCAAGCCATTAGGACAACCATATGACTATATGGAGAAAAGCACTGACAGTTCACCAAG GGTTGAAATATATGATCCTTACGACCCAGACGTGTCAGATTCTGAGCAAGGGATGCCTGATGCCCAAAACCACAACGAATCCCCACCTAATGAGGATTACGGCCAGCGTTCATCTCCAAGTAGAAGCTTCGGTAAAAAACGTTGCTGGGGATCAAGCTACACCGAGTCAGTAAACCAATCCCTCGACAGAAGTGACTTTGAACCTGAAATCAGACCCGCTCAAAGTCAAAGTGTCAGTCCAAGTCATAGACTGCCTGAACGACCGGGTTATGACTCCATGAGCAGACCTTTAGACCACAGGTTCTCCAGCCCTGACGGGCTTATTTACGCCGCCTCGGCCCAAATGTTTCCTGCAATGTATGGAGGACAGATGACCAACGGGGACGAGAGGATAATACTCCCAGAGTACGAGAGAGAG ATGAACACGACTGTTCGGTTATCCCCGCCCAGGTTACAGCAGGACCATCAACAGTTGAAATACTTGAGAACAG AAAGGGACCAGGTCTCCCCTTCCACCGAGGATTCAAGAAACTGGAACATAAATATAGTGATGGATAA GAGACCCATCACTTGTGACCTTTGTGACATTGAGTTAGCCAATGGTGGGGAGCTGGACGATCATTTGGAGAGCAAGAGCCACTGGGACACCCTGGAGCACATCCAGCAGCAAAATAACTATGATGATCTGGCTATAGCCTTCCTACAG GAAGTCCTGCAGTATAAAAGCCACCAGTGCAGCCGAGCCATAGAGGATGGTGCACTTCAAG CTCTGCAGGAAAATGACCACATGACAAAGATGGAAATGTTCCACTGTGCAGCCTGCAGTATCtttgtatcaacatctgcatccTCAGTCCAGACCCACATTACTTCTCAGGAACACCTCAGCAACATACAG GAGTTTCATGTGCAGCAGAGACGTTCTTGCCTTGACAAAGCAGAAACCATGATGAAGGAGCTGAAACCTCAGTTTGAACACTTTCTGAAG ggCGGCAGCCCATTTGAATGA
- the LOC119209752 gene encoding uncharacterized protein LOC119209752 isoform X2 encodes MSRRNEAPLIRPGAAPFPVQQPLGRIPKDFKEAMLHIPVKLAHPKNNSTRDVAAKTKPAPTRAAKPSDDKWRSSFKPLGQPYDYMEKSTDSSPRVEIYDPYDPDVSDSEQGMPDAQNHNESPPNEDYGQRSSPSRSFGKKRCWGSSYTESVNQSLDRSDFEPEIRPAQSQSVSPSHRLPERPGYDSMSRPLDHRFSSPDGLIYAASAQMFPAMYGGQMTNGDERIILPEYEREMNTTVRLSPPRLQQDHQQLKYLRTERDQVSPSTEDSRNWNINIVMDKRPITCDLCDIELANGGELDDHLESKSHWDTLEHIQQQNNYDDLAIAFLQEVLQYKSHQCSRAIEDGALQGK; translated from the exons ATGAGTCGTCGGAACGAAGCTCCGTTAATCCGTCCGGGAGCTGCGCCGTTCCCAGTTCAACAGCCGCTTGGAAG AATACCCAAGGACTTCAAAGAAGCAATGTTACACATCCCAGTGAAGCTGGCACATCCCAAAAACAACAGCACACGTGACGTGGCAGCTAAAACAAAACCAGCCCCAACACGAGCAG CAAAACCTTCCGATGATAAATGGAGATCTTCATTCAAGCCATTAGGACAACCATATGACTATATGGAGAAAAGCACTGACAGTTCACCAAG GGTTGAAATATATGATCCTTACGACCCAGACGTGTCAGATTCTGAGCAAGGGATGCCTGATGCCCAAAACCACAACGAATCCCCACCTAATGAGGATTACGGCCAGCGTTCATCTCCAAGTAGAAGCTTCGGTAAAAAACGTTGCTGGGGATCAAGCTACACCGAGTCAGTAAACCAATCCCTCGACAGAAGTGACTTTGAACCTGAAATCAGACCCGCTCAAAGTCAAAGTGTCAGTCCAAGTCATAGACTGCCTGAACGACCGGGTTATGACTCCATGAGCAGACCTTTAGACCACAGGTTCTCCAGCCCTGACGGGCTTATTTACGCCGCCTCGGCCCAAATGTTTCCTGCAATGTATGGAGGACAGATGACCAACGGGGACGAGAGGATAATACTCCCAGAGTACGAGAGAGAG ATGAACACGACTGTTCGGTTATCCCCGCCCAGGTTACAGCAGGACCATCAACAGTTGAAATACTTGAGAACAG AAAGGGACCAGGTCTCCCCTTCCACCGAGGATTCAAGAAACTGGAACATAAATATAGTGATGGATAA GAGACCCATCACTTGTGACCTTTGTGACATTGAGTTAGCCAATGGTGGGGAGCTGGACGATCATTTGGAGAGCAAGAGCCACTGGGACACCCTGGAGCACATCCAGCAGCAAAATAACTATGATGATCTGGCTATAGCCTTCCTACAG GAAGTCCTGCAGTATAAAAGCCACCAGTGCAGCCGAGCCATAGAGGATGGTGCACTTCAAG GAAAATGA
- the LOC119209752 gene encoding DBIRD complex subunit ZNF326-like isoform X3, giving the protein MEKSTDSSPRVEIYDPYDPDVSDSEQGMPDAQNHNESPPNEDYGQRSSPSRSFGKKRCWGSSYTESVNQSLDRSDFEPEIRPAQSQSVSPSHRLPERPGYDSMSRPLDHRFSSPDGLIYAASAQMFPAMYGGQMTNGDERIILPEYEREMNTTVRLSPPRLQQDHQQLKYLRTERDQVSPSTEDSRNWNINIVMDKRPITCDLCDIELANGGELDDHLESKSHWDTLEHIQQQNNYDDLAIAFLQEVLQYKSHQCSRAIEDGALQALQENDHMTKMEMFHCAACSIFVSTSASSVQTHITSQEHLSNIQEFHVQQRRSCLDKAETMMKELKPQFEHFLKGGSPFE; this is encoded by the exons ATGGAGAAAAGCACTGACAGTTCACCAAG GGTTGAAATATATGATCCTTACGACCCAGACGTGTCAGATTCTGAGCAAGGGATGCCTGATGCCCAAAACCACAACGAATCCCCACCTAATGAGGATTACGGCCAGCGTTCATCTCCAAGTAGAAGCTTCGGTAAAAAACGTTGCTGGGGATCAAGCTACACCGAGTCAGTAAACCAATCCCTCGACAGAAGTGACTTTGAACCTGAAATCAGACCCGCTCAAAGTCAAAGTGTCAGTCCAAGTCATAGACTGCCTGAACGACCGGGTTATGACTCCATGAGCAGACCTTTAGACCACAGGTTCTCCAGCCCTGACGGGCTTATTTACGCCGCCTCGGCCCAAATGTTTCCTGCAATGTATGGAGGACAGATGACCAACGGGGACGAGAGGATAATACTCCCAGAGTACGAGAGAGAG ATGAACACGACTGTTCGGTTATCCCCGCCCAGGTTACAGCAGGACCATCAACAGTTGAAATACTTGAGAACAG AAAGGGACCAGGTCTCCCCTTCCACCGAGGATTCAAGAAACTGGAACATAAATATAGTGATGGATAA GAGACCCATCACTTGTGACCTTTGTGACATTGAGTTAGCCAATGGTGGGGAGCTGGACGATCATTTGGAGAGCAAGAGCCACTGGGACACCCTGGAGCACATCCAGCAGCAAAATAACTATGATGATCTGGCTATAGCCTTCCTACAG GAAGTCCTGCAGTATAAAAGCCACCAGTGCAGCCGAGCCATAGAGGATGGTGCACTTCAAG CTCTGCAGGAAAATGACCACATGACAAAGATGGAAATGTTCCACTGTGCAGCCTGCAGTATCtttgtatcaacatctgcatccTCAGTCCAGACCCACATTACTTCTCAGGAACACCTCAGCAACATACAG GAGTTTCATGTGCAGCAGAGACGTTCTTGCCTTGACAAAGCAGAAACCATGATGAAGGAGCTGAAACCTCAGTTTGAACACTTTCTGAAG ggCGGCAGCCCATTTGAATGA
- the znf644a gene encoding zinc finger protein 644a — MAAEMSCLTGVDEDDKDADPEINALTLLQEPVRMAQDSACCTDSFGKTSLKNSVLDALSNTDMLSPVGLGNGPSSHQATQAHELHCSSEKEEAKSITPLKTVQEIDTAGIWGFDEDSPDNSLDNFSSSSDLHWDPHKEFMQFLWENHSDSPGEESKDEVPSPDHQRRRKRKMDMVVMVDPSENLYPDLSHKPSEELSDAEDQVDSIPVRKVRKSRKFSNSQSSPTGKVSTYPNGTVKAIQEILYNAPARNSHENSIGHGLSPLKGRLTVNSHSEEKPSCYPCSKCKLIFKKEYHLHCHMKSHVDSPNVSPKPFICRECGQSFRQSFTLIEHMSIHKDKMARLSEEIKSVKDKKKVDKKKLFCPQCTFVTNCPNTFVKHAKTHEKDKRKFRCDKCSFRTMTETDLRRHNIMQHTVITAGKDIHNDDSEIFSCQICSYRAINETVFKNHLLRRHQKTMEENEAEQCSEKSEQPSKELHTPTPKTSVEDAEITSKISIKNQIPTKRACSPGDSSDISDLFKNSKIKKGLKSQLTESKLDKSINVLLSRQRHGKKTPERWKDGNNLQTFVQDSQGDNDRPDQLPETLTIKVEDSASPPNGHRRTSNAAEIDQSPVRKSPSKRKMSTPYRNTSDQDSCFILPKHLSSPKKMNQDDEGEEEEEEEEDVESHCKEKDIFQFSDTDADTDLFDNGIKKEKQSILYTYSRRMSMRGALQASKRLFEKIKTEEQDQTDPEIKEECIETEIFQETLDSHQTPLSADFAEEFDLDLESDGKNCPYCPAVFESGVGLSNHVRGHLHRVGLSYNARHVVSPEQVASQDRRPRIRRKMSSFRRLKKVLQLESEPEAVKSVHSCPLCGDSFDNRTGQSNHIRGHLKKLGKSFATKNKSPLCLLRELMRDKKEFQRALQILGKRRNHFQYGASPKVSNVDCFASLPIGIPTSSDATPLMSTFSLVEMESEKRPLDTKSDVKNPLSETTALIGILKKRKCQEDGRMKGSSQMSRNLLSVSLNSEHSSGSRVGSSMPKSVCEKGEFNRKMCVHCNATFHSGVSLSNHLRAYTKRKRNALIEGSTFDCKARRQRSRPGSKKKTPPLPQTPEEMYRLTCRFCDLVFQGPLSVQEDWIKHLQRHIMNTSVPRTGLSMVEVTLLPADPPTLKTDQDSSLTATHGAS, encoded by the exons ATGGCAGCTGAAATGTCATGTCTGACAGGTGTTGATGAAGACGACAAGGATGCAGATCCTGAGATCAATGCCCTCACGCTCCTGCAAGAGCCAGTGAGAATGGCACAAGATTCAGCCTGTTGCACAGATTCTTTTGGGAAAACCTCTTTGAAAAACAGTGTTCTAGATGCTCTGTCGAACACAGATATGTTGTCCCCGGTTGGCCTGGGAAATGGGCCTTCCTCTCACCAGGCCACACAAGCCCATGAACTCCACTGCTCTTcagaaaaagaggaggcaaAAAGCATCACCCCACTAAAAACTGTGCAGGAAATTGATACTGCAGGAATTTGGGGTTTTGATGAAGATTCACCTGATAACTCATTGGATAATTTTAGTAGTTCCAGTGACCTTCATTGGGACCCTCACAAAGAGTTTATGCAGTTTCTGTGGGAGAACCATAGCGATTCACCCGGTGAGGAGTCAAAAGATGAAGTCCCTTCTCCCGACCACCAAAGGAGAAGGAAGCGGAAAATGGACATGGTTGTTATGGTGGATCCCTCAGAAAACCTTTACCCTGATCTGAGCCACAAGCCATCTGAGGAATTGTCTGACGCTGAAGACCAAGTAGATTCCATTCCTGTCAGGAAAGTCAGAAAGTCAAGAAAGTTCTCCAACTCACAGTCGTCCCCAACAGGGAAAGTTTCCACATATCCCAATGGAACTGTAAAGGCCATCCAGGAAATTCTTTACAATGCACCTGCAAGAAATTCACACGAGAACAGTATAGGTCATGGgctttccccattgaaggggaGGCTCACTGTGAATTCCCATTCAGAGGAAAAGCCATCATGTTATCCCTGCTCAAAATGTAAGCTCATTTTCAAGAAAGAGTATCATTTGCATTGCCATATGAAGTCTCATGTTGACTCTCCAAATGTCTCGCCAAAGCCTTTTATATGCCGAGAATGTGGACAGTCCTTTAGGCAAAGTTTTACGCTTATTGAGCACATGTCTATCCACAAAGATAAAATGGCAAGACTTTCTGAGGAGATCAAAAGCGTGAAGGATAAGAAGAAGGTGGACAAAAAGAAGTTATTCTGCCCTCAGTGCACATTTGTGACAAACTGCCCAAACACATTTGTTAAACATGCAAAAACCCACGAGAAGGACAAGAGAAAGTTTAGATGTGACAAATGTAGCTTCAGGACAATGACCGAGACGGATCTTAGGAGACATAACATTATGCAGCATACTGTTATTACTGCTGGAAAGGACATCCATAACGATGACTCTGAAATCTTCTCCTGTCAAATTTGTTCTTATAGAGCTATTAACgaaactgtttttaaaaatcacCTTCTGCGCCGTCATCAAAAAACAATGGAAGAAAACGAAGCTGAACAGTGTAGTGAGAAAAGTGAACAACCATCAAAGGAGCTGCACACACCGACCCCTAAAACCTCTGTTGAGGATGCAGAGATTACATCTAAAATCTCTATTAAAAATCAGATCCCCACCAAAAGAGCTTGTTCACCTGGTGACTCCAGTGACATTTCAGACTTATTCAAAAATAGCAAGATTAAGAAAGGTCTCAAGTCCCAATTAACAGAGTCAAAACTGGACAAATCCATAAATGTTCTCTTGTCCCGACAAAGGCATGGAAAGAAAACTCCGGAACGATGGAAGGATGGCAATAATCTCCAAACATTTGTTCAGGATTCCCAAGGTGACAATGATCGCCCTGATCAGTTGCCAGAAACTCTGACTATCAAGGTTGAAGATTCGGCTTCACCCCCAAATGGCCATAGGAGGACGTCCAATGCCGCCGAAATAGACCAGTCCCCAGTCCGAAAGTCCCCATCTAAAAGAAAGATGTCCACCCCATACCGCAACACCTCTGACCAAGACTCATGCTTCATCTTACCAAAACATCTGTCAAGTCCCAAGAAAATGAACCAAGACGACGAAggcgaagaggaggaagaagaagaagaagatgtggAGTCACactgtaaagaaaaagacattttccaGTTTAGCGATACAGATGCAGACACTGATCTTTTTGACAATGGaatcaagaaagaaaaacaaagcataTTATATACCTATAGCAGAAGAATGTCGATGAGGGGTGCGCTGCAGGCGTCTAAAAGGCTATTTGAGAAAATAAAGACCGAAGAGCAAGACCAAACGGACCCTGAAATCAAAGAAGAATGCATTGAAACAGAAATCTTCCAAGAGACCCTTGACTCCCACCAAACGCCGCTGAGCGCCGACTTCGCTGAGGAGTTTGATTTGGATTTGGAATCCGACGGAAAGAACTGTCCATACTGCCCGGCAGTTTTTGAATCTGGCGTTGGATTGTCCAATCATGTTCGAGGGCATCTCCATAGGGTCGGACTGAGCTACAACGCACGGCATGTGGTTTCTCCCGAGCAGGTGGCGTCTCAAGACAGAAGGCCGCGGATTCGTCGAAAGATGTCGTCGTTCCGGAGATTGAAAAAAG TTTTGCAGCTGGAGTCAGAACCTGAGGCGGTGAAGAGCGTTCACTCATGTCCCCTGTGTGGGGACTCATTTGATAACAGGACTGGACAGTCCAACCACATACGAGGCCACCTCAAAAAGCTTGGTAAAAGCTTcgccacaaaaaacaaatccccaTTATGTTTACTCCGGGAGTTGATGCGCGACAAGAAGGAGTTCCAGCGGGCCCTTCAAATTCTGGGAAAGAGACGGAACCATTTCCAATACGGTGCATCGCCAAAGGTGTCCAATGTTGATTGTTTCGCGTCGTTGCCCATCGGAATCCCAACAAGCTCCGATGCCACACCGCTGATGTCCACGTTCTCTTTAGTTGAAATGGAATCTGAAAAAAGGCCGCTAGACACTAAGTCGGACGTCAAAAACCCCCTCTCGGAGACGACTGCCTTGATAGGAAttctgaagaagaggaagtgtCAGGAAGACGGCAGAATGAAGGGGTCTTCTCAGATGTCAAGAAACCTGTTGTCAGTTTCTTTAAACAGTGAGCACAGTTCAGGATCAAGAGTTGGTTCTTCGATGCCAAAGTCGGTCTGCG AGAAAGGTGAATTCAATAGGAAGATGTGCGTCCACTGTAATGCAACGTTCCACAGTGGAGTTAGCTTGTCTAACCACCTCCGGGCTTATACAAAACGAAAAAGGAATGCCCTCATTGAAGGAAGCA CATTCGATTGTAAAGCAAGGAGGCAACGCTCAAGGCCTGGCTCAAAGAAGAAGACGCCGCCCTTACCACAAACTCCAGAGGAAATGTACAGGCTCACCTGCAG GTTCTGTGACCTCGTCTTCCAGGGTCCCTTGTCAGTCCAAGAGGACTGGATCAAACACTTACAGAGACACATTATGAACACTAGCGTCCCTCGCACTGGGCTAAGCATGGTAGAGGTCACCTTGCTGCCCGCGGACCCCCCGACCCTCAAGACTGACCAAGACAGCTCTCTGACAGCCACACATGGTGCTTCATGA